The following are encoded in a window of Candidatus Fluviicola riflensis genomic DNA:
- a CDS encoding Rossman fold protein, TIGR00730 family has translation MNAFQKDWNEIKTNDSWAIFKIMSEFVEGYERMAKIGPCVSIFGSARTKENNPYYEQAVEVGEKLAKAGFGVITGGGPGIMEAGNKGARKGGGRSVGLNIDLPFEQNYNPYIDPEHNLEFNYFFVRKVIFVKYSQAFVIMPGGFGTLDELFEAITLIQTKKINKRPVVLISHDYWDGLVDWVKRIMLEKENNVSESDMNYLKVVDSADEAVKYIEDFYKTHDLTPNF, from the coding sequence ATGAACGCATTTCAAAAGGATTGGAACGAAATAAAAACCAACGATAGCTGGGCCATTTTTAAAATCATGTCAGAGTTTGTAGAAGGCTACGAACGCATGGCGAAAATCGGGCCGTGTGTGTCTATCTTCGGTTCTGCCAGAACGAAGGAGAATAATCCATATTACGAACAAGCGGTTGAAGTTGGCGAAAAACTAGCCAAAGCCGGATTCGGTGTCATCACCGGTGGCGGACCCGGAATCATGGAAGCAGGTAATAAAGGTGCCCGAAAAGGCGGTGGACGATCGGTTGGACTAAATATCGATTTGCCGTTTGAGCAAAACTACAATCCGTACATCGATCCGGAACACAATTTGGAATTCAATTATTTCTTCGTTCGAAAAGTGATTTTCGTGAAATACTCACAAGCCTTTGTGATCATGCCCGGTGGTTTTGGTACGCTCGACGAATTATTCGAAGCGATTACGCTAATTCAAACCAAAAAAATCAATAAACGACCTGTTGTTTTGATCAGTCATGATTATTGGGACGGTTTAGTTGACTGGGTGAAACGCATCATGCTCGAGAAAGAGAACAATGTTTCTGAAAGTGATATGAACTACCTAAAAGTGGTTGACTCGGCCGATGAAGCAGTGAAATACATCGAAGATTTCTACAAAACACACGATCTGACTCCGAATTTCTAG